The Balearica regulorum gibbericeps isolate bBalReg1 chromosome 26, bBalReg1.pri, whole genome shotgun sequence genome contains the following window.
CCTCAGGCCGATGGCAGGAGCTGAGACAGTTCAGCGAGCACGGTTACAGCTACGTCCTCGAATAGGTGTCCTGCATGGGTGCCCCATTTGCGGTGGCCTCATGTCTTCCTCTGCCCTGGGCAGGTGAAGCAGCTACGCCTGGAGCGGGAGCGGGAAAAGGCGATGCgtgagcaggagctggagatgcTGCAGCGGGAGAAAGAGGCAGAGCACTTCAAAAcctgggaggagcaggaggacaACTTCCACCTGCAGCAGGCCAAGCTGCGGTAGGTGTGGGGCTTCACAGGGACGGACCTGTCAGGGAGCAGAGGATGGCAGGCACTGCTCACTGTCCCTCTCCTCTCGCCCAGGTCTAAGATCCGGATTCGGGACGGGAGGGCGAAACCCATTGACCTTCTGGCCAAGTACATTAGTGCAGAGGACGACGACCTGGCTGTGGAGATGCACGAGCCTTACACCTTCCTGAACGGCCTGACCGTCTCCGACATGGAGGATCTGGTGGAGGACATCCaggtgccagctctgctgcccccATGCCAGGGCTGCCTGAGGGGCAGCAGCTCAAGGCTTCCCCCCGTCAGCTCTGCTTCCCTGCCCGTGGTGCGGAGCAGGTGCCTGATGTCTGGCTTGTCTCCTGTCTGCAGGTTTACATGgagctggagcaagggaagaacGTGGACTTCTGGAGGGACATGACCATCATTACAGAGGATGAGATAGCCAAGCTCCGCAAACTGGAGGCCTCTGGGAAAGGAGGACCAGGTAAGCAGGAGGACGGAGCGTGGTGTGAGAGTCAAGGGGAGTGTGAGCGGTGGGTAAAGCAGGATGCATGGCCTGCCATGTGTGCTCAGGCTCAGAGGGGTTCCCTGGGATCTGCTGTGCATCTGGCACCCATCCCCTGCCGGTGTCCAGCCTTCCACTGCCGGGTGCAGCCCTGGAGGGCCTGGATGAAGACAGGATGAGGGCTCGGAGACTGACTGGCTGCACTTGGTCTGTCTGTCCAGGGGAGCGCCGGGATGGCGTCAACGCCTCCGTCAGCTCAGACGTGCAGTCCGTGTTCAAGGGGAAGACGTACAACCAGCTGCAAGTGCTGTACCAGGGCATTGAGAGCAAGATCCGGGCAGGAGGACCCAACCTTGACATTGGGTACTGGGAGAGCTTGCTGCAGCAACTGAAGGCGTACATGGCTCGGGCCAGGTGAGAGCAGGGACTGTCCCCTGGCCGGGGCTGTGGAAAGGGGCAGCACAGACCCCGCCGTGGGCAGAGTTGGGGAGGCACAAACCCCAGGTTGGTGGTGGAGGGGTTTATGTAGTTTTTCGGAGATGGTTGGTTCTCCCAAGAGAGAAGAAGGGCTGGACACTCAgtcccttctccagcagcaacGTTTACAGTGAGGACGGTTATTCAGCCCAAAACTGTACAAAACCCAGCAGATTTCTACCCGATGTGGTGGGTGTCACAGCTCTGGGCAGCGTGGGCACGAGGTGGTTCTGCTGGCCAGAACCTGATGGCTCATCTCCTCTTCGCAGGCTGCGGGAGCGGCACCAGGATGTGCTGCGCCAGAAGCTGTACAAGTTGAAGCAGGAGCAGGGTGTAGAGAGTGAACCGCTCTTCCCCATCATCAAGCGGGAGCCGGCCTCCCCCAGCGACAGGTACGCAGCCCTTTCCTTGGGCAGGGCAGCCATCCGGGCCTCTCCCACGGGGCCCCCCGGGACAGAAATGCAGCCTTAAGGTCTGTCCGTGGAAGGACTGGAGCACAGGTGAGCAGAGAATAAGGGTACCATCCCCGTCCCTCTTCTCACTTCCTTGCAGGCTGGATCCAGAAGAGAGCATTGTGGTACAGCCTGGGCCGTCCTCTGAGCCAGAGGCCGAGCAGGACACAGAGGccaaaggagaggcagagggggaAGCTGTGCTGATGGAGGAGGACCTGATCCAGCAGAGCCTGGACGACTACGACGCAGGGAAGTACAGCCCCCGGCTGCTGGGCACCAACGAGCTGCCCTTTGATGCCCACGTGCTGGAGGCTGAGGAGGATACGCATCGGCTGCTGCTTTTGCGTCAGCAGCTCCAGGTCACAGGTAGGAGCCCCACGGGCAGGCCCTGTGTCCACCGGCCTCGCAGCCTGCCTGGCACAGAGGGCGTGCGTGTGTGCTTCGGGgtgtggggctggagggggaggaCACTGCCCTGGGCGAGCATCTGGAGCGCACATCTGGAGCTGGCCTGGCAGAGGGATGCCTCCAGGCAGCGACAGTGCTGTGGCCCAGACAAGAGCAGGGAGATGGGGCTCAGGCCCCTGTGGGTACCTGTGTCAGGTCCTTCCCCCCTGCCAGCCACACCACCAAGCTGTTCAGGCTGCGGGCAAGTGGGAAGAGTGTTTTGGATGAGTTTCCCAGCACAACTCAGCCTGGTCCCCACCCCGAGCCCGCAGGGCAGTGTGCACGTCTCCGTGTCCAGCTCCGcatcccctgcccagcacctgCTGCTCCTTCACTCTGCGTGCCCAGGAGCAGCGTCCCCACAGCTCGGGCCTGGCTGCCACTGCAGGGCCGGATGTCATCTCTCCTCCCTACAGGTGATGCCACCGAGAGCGCAGATGACATCTTCTTCCGTAAGGCCAAGGAGGGCATGGGCGCGGATGAGGCGCAGTTCAGCGTGGAAATGCCCCTCACGGGCAAGGCCTATCTCTGGGCTGACAAGTACCGGCCCCGCAAGCCCCGCTTCTTCAACCGCGTGCACACAGGTTTCGAGTGGAACAAGTACAACCAGACCCACTACGACTTCGACAACCCCCCTCCCAAGATCGTGCAGGGCTACAAGTTCAACATCTTCTACCCCGACCTCATCGACAAGCGCTCAACGCCCGAGTACTTCCTGGAGGCCTGCCAGGACAACAAGGACTTTGCCATCCTGCGCTTCCACGCCGGGCCGCCCTATGAGGACATTGCCTTCAAGATCGTCAACCGTGAGTGGGAGTATTCCCACCGCCACGGCTTCCGCTGCCAGTTTGCCAATGGGATCTTCCAGCTCTGGTTCCACTTCAAGCGTTACCGTTACCGCAGATGAGGGGCTGCTCAACTCCCCTCTGGACCCCCGGCACAGGGGGGGTCTCGTCCTCCATCACAGGCACTGTCCCATGGCCATCCCCAAGGCCTGGTCCCACACAGGACTTATTTCTGGGGGTTTtccctgttctttcttttatccCGAGGGACCCTGAGACTTTGGTACAAATAAATAGGGGTTGTTCAAGCCGTGGCATCCTGTGCGTGGGCACCTCGTGCTGCTCGGTACCACGTGGTTCTCCTGCACATCAGCAGCCAGTACCACGCTGGGCCAGCACTGGGAGCTCCCCTGCTCCTCTGGGGGCTgggcggtgctgggggggtgtcCTCACCCCCATAGCTCTGGGCTTTCGCCCCCTCCCCACACGCTGTCAGCCCCGTGTGCTCCCATTGCCTGTTCCAGCCCCACATGCCCATGCCGGCCCCCTCCCACACGTTCCGGTCCTGGTGCCAGAGCTGTCCAGCCCAGACGCttcccagctggagctgcagcgCCCTTTGCTCCACCTGCCCCGGTGGTCCCGCTGCCACAGCCCTCCCTGGGCCTGTCGccctcccagccagccccgTTTCTGGCACATTCCCCCCCCGGGATCCATCTTCCCTTGACCCTGGGTGTGGGATGAAAGGGTTCAATGGCTGCGAGGCATCTGCAgctggtgaggaggaggagaggggtgtTAGATGAAATATCTCCTTACAGGGTAAAATCCGGTTTCCATGGCCTGCAATCCCTCCCACCCGGTGCCTGAATGGCTCTCGCTGCCCGGGGCTAGAGGCAGCTGCGCTCCCCACACCCCTGTTGCTGAGGTCGGGGTCCCTGAGGGCCTTGAGTGATGCTCAGTGGGTTTGGGGCACCTCAGGGAGAGCTTCAGGGCTGAGGTGGGACTCACTGGTGTTGGCCGTGGGGCGCAGCCACACTTGTCTGGGATCGCCCCACGTGGTGGGACCACCAGGTCCTGAACCCTCGGGGTGTCCCCGCTCTGAGCtgaagcaggcaggagagggtgcgtgtgtgtgagtAATGCCCGGTAGCGCAGCCTCCAGGAAACCTGGAGCAGCAAGGTCGTTTTCTCCCCGCAGGCCTCGCTGCATCCTGCCCCCTGCTACAGCCCCACAGCGGAGGGGCTCAGGGTTCCCCTGCACCAgggcagagccagccctgctgggggggggcctGCCCTTGGAGgctgtcccagggctgctgttTTCCCCCCGTAGCTCAGGAGGGTCGCCCTGGACCGGTGCTTGCCCCAGGATGCGTCCCCCAGCATCTCCTTCCTGTGGGTTATTTAAAGCTGTTGAGCAGCTGCTTGGCTCGGCGGGGTTTCGGGGCCTGAGCTCGGCACCGGAAGTGTGTGAAGGCCCGGGCAGGCATGGCTTTGGaggaaataggaaataaaaaaccccaaagtcgGTGTTCGGGTACCCTCCCTCCTTAACTGTCTGGCAGAGcccccctgcccacagcccctcTCCTTCCTGGGCACACACACACGGTGAGGGACTCCCCCAAAAATGTCCCACTGTGTCCCCAGTCTGGACAGGgtccgtgtcccctcccaggcgCTGCCTTTTCCTGCACCCCTGACTTTGAGCCCTGGCTGGAGCCGCTGACCGGGCACGAGAGCCTGAACCCTGGGACCTGCTGCAGTCGCGCGCCGGCCGTGGATAGTTCAGGGGCTGGATCTGGCTGAAGCCCaggatgtttttttcccagccctggctgctctcACTGCGCTTTTCCACATCTCCCCTATATTTTGAGGGGAGCCAgttattttcctgtgctttgtGGCTTGCTGCAGCGCAGCCCCAGGCTGGGTTTGGGAGGCACAGCTCTTTTCCGTTCCCGGATAGAGCGGCAGCAGCTTGGCCAGGCTCATGCTAGGGTGGGGGCAGGCCGGCGCGGAGCTGCTTCAGTACCCCCGTGCCCACATCCTCTGTACGGGGCTGCACCCCGTACCAGGATAGCAGGAGGGTTGGCGCACCCAAGCAGCATCTGGGCACAGCAGCCGGCTGCTGAGCCGGGTTCCGCTCGCGGCGGGGCTGCTCCCGCTCCCAGCACATTCCCCCAGCCAGGGCCAGCCACattccagctctgcaggctgtCCCTCCTGCTCTAACCGTCACCCTCCTCCCGGGCTTTTGCTGTGGCAGTCTTTGCTCCACACCAAGGGATCGAGGGACAGGATCTCAGCCTGGCAGTGCCAAGGTGGTGGCAGGAAAACCTCCTGCTCGGGGCCTGCTTGCGTCCTCAGCAGGACAGTGCCCGGGGAGCTGCCACCCTGGTGagcctggctggctgcagctcGGGGAGCGCAGTGACACACCGAGCTCAGAGCAGTCGGGCTGGGAAAACCCCCAGTGTGTGAAATACCCCCAGCCTGCATCCGGTGCGTCCCCTGGGGTACGGATGGCCGGGGCTGCAGAGGACCCCCAAGGATgctgccggggtgggggggacccGCTCACATCTGCGTGGCACCTCGGCCCTCCTCTACCCTCCTTCCAGGGTCTCAGGGCCCActgcggggggcagcggggtcATCCCCCGCCCGGGCTGGAGGACGAGGCCCCGCAGCGGTGCCAGCCTGACAGAGCTGTGTCGATGCGGGTCCCTCCGGGATGGCGGCGGCACGACAGGaccgacacccccccccccctccggaCGCAGGAATCCGGCTCGGGTAAACAAATGAGTAACCCGGATAAGAGCCCGGCCCCGCTAAATATAGCCGGGACGGCGCAGGGTCGGGGTGTCTCAGCGCCAGCCCGCTCTCACAGCCCGGCGGGGCCAGGTGAGGCCGGGGGACGCGGCCCCGCACCCCACCCGCGGGCACCGGCGCCTTCGAGGCCGCctcgggctgggggggggggggctctgccggGGGGATGCTGCCGGGGGTTTGGGGGCGCAGCGCGGCCGGgcggggggtgagggggggggtaaggggggtcgggggggggggggtccgcAGCGGGGGAGGGGAGCGCGCGGGGCCGGATCCGGCCGCTGTTccggggggcgcggggcggggccgggggggcgcTGGAGCCCGGCCCTTCCCCCGCGCCCTCCCACGGGGCCGGGCTGAGCCGAGCTGAGCTGAGCCGCGCTGAGTTGAGCCGGGCTGGGCTCAGCCCCGCCGGGTGGGGTCCTGCCGGCAGCGAGGTAGGGCCCGGGGTGGGGGCGGGAGGGATGCCCGGCTGGGGACGGGGCGGGCTGAGGGCGAAGAGCCCGCAGGCCtgggacggacggacggacggacggatgGAGGGGGATGGACGGACCGCAGCGCTGGGCTGGACGGGCAGAGACCGGGCTGGACGGCtgggacggacggacggacggacaaAGTTGCCGGGCTGGGCcggaggggctgcggggggcggCAGCGCTGGGCCGGGGCGAGAGGGGCTGGCTCAGGAGCCCGAAGAGCTGGTGCGTTTgggggggcgggaggcggcggcaccacgggaggggagggaagcggggggggggggggggcacggggacgtggtgccccccgctccccccccaccccggctgTCTGTCCCCTGGGCTGGGTGTCCGGCGCTGGCGCGTCCCTGGCTCCCCCCTCGGCACCAGGATCTGCTTTCGGGGCTCCCCCCCGCCGGGGCggatcctgcccctccagcgggggtgtccccccccgccgcgcccgcccgcTGCCCTCCCGGCAGAGTTTGCCGCCGGCTGGGCAGAGCCGGGGAAGGGCTGGGAAAGGGGCTATTTTGGGCGGCCGGGAGCCGGGAGATGCTGCGATGCTGCGACTGGAGGCAGCCGAGGTGCGGGGGGAGCCCTGGCTGCCGCTCCCCCAACCCCTCAAACCCCTCGCCCCGGGCTGCCGCCCCCCGGGGACACAGCGCTGCGCTGCCGAGCCCCGGCTCTTGCACCCAAGGGTGCCCAGGGCAGCACCGGCTGCCCTGCTCCGGGGGGCCCGGAGACACGTCGGGACGAGGTGGGACAGGGACTGTGCTAACCGTCCCCCAGCCAGCCCGGAGGGTGAGCGGGTTGGGGATCTCTGCCGTGGGCCACAGCAGGGACAGGCGAGGACAGCCACCATGTCTGTCAGGGACCATCCCTGCTGGTGTGTCACTGCTTCCCATGAACGTCCTCTGTCCTGGGTGTCCCCGGGACAGCCCTGCTCCAGGCCAGGCCAGCAGGTCCCTTTGATGGGACCTTTTGTGGGTCCAGGGGGGGACACTGGGGCCCTGCCAGGTCGCTGTCCCCATGGCGTGGCCATTGCCTTTCCTGTCCCAGCTGATGGCCTTGAGCTGATCTGCTGCCCAGAGACacccccccagcctggggggCAGTTGGCGTTGGGACCATGTCCATCCCTGGCAGAATTGGCTGTGCCTGACGGTGTCCCGTGGGACCACCTGCACAAGGGACATCAGGCTGGAGAGGCAGAAGGGATACTGCAGAGAAAGTCCTTGTCCTTCCAAGACAAGGTGGGCCAGGGCTGTCCCTGGAAGCaagcaaagaggaaggagggactGGACACACAAGGGACAAACGCTAACGCCCTGCAGCATCTTCTGCACAGGCACTCTGTGGCCGAGCACCACGTCCCGGGTGGCAGAGCCCAGGCCGAAGGGGCACGTAGGGTGCAGGGGCAGTCGCTGCTGCCCGGTTTGGGGTTCCTTTGTAGGCATATGATGCCCCACGGCCCAGCAAacctcccttcccagcttccccctccccccccccggcttgATCCCACCAGCCTcatgcccagccctgcccgaaGAAGCCTGGGGAAGCAacaggcaggagctgtgctgatAAGGAGCAGCCTCCCATGCACCCCATTAGCCTCTCGCCTTTCCCTCCCTAACCTCGGATGTGGCCAGGGCAGGAAGCAGTGTTcaggggaggcagggcagcctgCAGTGCATGCGTGATGTAACGCCGACCC
Protein-coding sequences here:
- the CACTIN gene encoding splicing factor Cactin, with product MGSGSRSPVRRRRSRSPPRRDRDRDRSGSREKRRRRRRRSRSGERRREPSSSSNSGDERQKWKKKSKSRDQHHKSQKKHRSRSRGRSSGSSSEHEQDKRRARSRERQRKRDGSKSSVSSISSPSPPRSRGREETGQQLSLQERLRLKEEKKKQAALMKALETPEEKRARRLAKKEAKERKKREKMGWGEEYMGYTNTDNPFGDNNLLGTFIWSKALEKKGISHLDEKDLKERNKRIQEDNRLELQKVKQLRLEREREKAMREQELEMLQREKEAEHFKTWEEQEDNFHLQQAKLRSKIRIRDGRAKPIDLLAKYISAEDDDLAVEMHEPYTFLNGLTVSDMEDLVEDIQVYMELEQGKNVDFWRDMTIITEDEIAKLRKLEASGKGGPGERRDGVNASVSSDVQSVFKGKTYNQLQVLYQGIESKIRAGGPNLDIGYWESLLQQLKAYMARARLRERHQDVLRQKLYKLKQEQGVESEPLFPIIKREPASPSDRLDPEESIVVQPGPSSEPEAEQDTEAKGEAEGEAVLMEEDLIQQSLDDYDAGKYSPRLLGTNELPFDAHVLEAEEDTHRLLLLRQQLQVTGDATESADDIFFRKAKEGMGADEAQFSVEMPLTGKAYLWADKYRPRKPRFFNRVHTGFEWNKYNQTHYDFDNPPPKIVQGYKFNIFYPDLIDKRSTPEYFLEACQDNKDFAILRFHAGPPYEDIAFKIVNREWEYSHRHGFRCQFANGIFQLWFHFKRYRYRR